The region TATTAAAGTTAAGGCGTCACAACCAGCTTTTTCAGCACTTAACGCAATTTCAACGATATCTGTTACATTAGGGGTTAATTTAACAATAACAGGGGTGTCAACAGTTTTTTTAACTGCTTTTACAATTTCTCCTGTAAATTTAGGGTCTTCTCCTATGGATGCTCCGCAACCTTTTTGTGCATGGGGACATGAAACATTTAATTCAACAGCATCAACAAGATTTTCAATTTTAGAAGCTATCTCGGAAAATTCACTTGCTGATGAACCATAAATAGAAGCAATAACATTATTTGATTCTTCAATTTTTTCTAATTCTCCAATAAATGCATCTACTCCGGGATTTGAAAGTCCAATTGCATTTATAACACCACCAGTAACTTCAACTGTTGTAGGATTTGCATAACCTTTATTTGGCTCTAATCCAAATGATTTAGTTACAACAGATCCTGCACCACTCCTTAAAACCCAATTAAGTGAAGATGCAGTGCTTCCAAGTATGCCTGCTGCAAGCATGGTGGGATTTCTCATTTTTATGTTACAGATTTCAACTTCTAACATAATTGTCTCCTTGATACATTGGTCTTAGATATTTTGATCAACCGCAAAAAAATTCATAGAATTTTTGGCGCCCCGAAACATAAGTTTCGAAGGCTTTTTTTTAAAGGTTGATTTCAATTTCTAACATAATTATCTCCTTAATAAATAAACTTTAAAGTCATGTAAATACAAATTAAATTCCATGAAATATTATCTTACTAATTGTTTTGCAGGTTTTATAATCTTTGATGAAGATTTTGCCCTTATAGATTATGAACTTTTCCAAAAAGAAAATCTCCAAGATCGAATGAATGAGATGAATAAAGGAGATTTAACGCGTGAGGAAGAAAATATATTGAAAAGAAATGCTAAAAAATGTGATTCACTAATAATAGAGACAAATTTAGCCATTTCTAAGTATAAAAACATTAAAGGAGCATCTAAATTTGAATTTAAAACTTCAAACGATGCGGGTAATTATTTAAGGTCTAACATGGTAAGTGTGCTGGAAGAGGTAGGATTTATAGAATCAGAAAATGAATTAAGAGAAATTTTACACAATCTTTCTTTAGAAATTGTAAATTACAAGCTTAAAGAAGCTTCAAAAGCAGAGGATATGTATTTAATTCAGGCTATAAATACAATAGATGAAATTGATGAAGCAACAGGCAAATTAATTGAAAGAATCAGAGAATGGCACATGATCCACTTCCCTGAACTAATTAAAATAAGAAGCAATGAAAAATATGTGGAACTCATTGCAGAGTATGGGGATAGAAATGCTATAATAGAAAGTGGGCTTTTAGAAGAGTTAAAGATTAAAGAGGGGAGTATTGGTGCAGATATTGGGGGAGAGGACCTTGAAATACTCCAAAATTTTGCAAATTCTCTAAAATCACTTCAAGATACTAAAAATTCACTTACAGATTATGTTGAAGGGAAAATGAATGAGGTCGCGCCGAATTTAAGTGATTTAATTGGCCCTTCGCTTGGTGCTAAATTAATAGCGCATATTGGAAGTATTCAAAAACTATCCATGCTTCCATCAAGCACAATACAAATTATGGGTGCTGAAAAAGCCCTATTTAGGCATAAAAAAACCGGAGAGCGTCCTCCTAAACATGGGATTATATATCAATATCCGGAAATAAGAGGCGCTAAATGGTGGCTTAAAGGCAAAATTGCAAGAGTATTGGCGGGTAAAATTGCTATTGCTGTTAGAAAGGATTTTTATTCAGGCGATTTTGACCCTAATTTAAAGGAACAACTTCAAGAAAGATTAGAGGAACTTAAAAAGAAATATCCGTTCCCACCAAGACCAAGTCGATCTAAAAAAGGTGGAAAGAACGATAAAAGTGTTAAAAAGAAGAAAAAACGGGATAAATATAAAAAGAATATTAAAGATTATTATTGAAGATAGGGAGGGTCCAATTTTGGATGTTTTGTTACCGTTATATATTTTGTCAATAATTTCAAGCATTATGTCTGCAATTTTAGCCCTTTTTGCAATTCAATTTTCAAGAAGAACAGAGGAACGACTTAAAAGAAATTTCACCCGTATACAGAAATATATGAAGATACAGCACGATAAAACTGAAGGTCTTCTAGCCAGTATTGAATCTGAATCTGAGGAAATAAAAGCAAAGGTTCATGAAACACGGATGGAACTTCTGGAATCCATAGAAAATGTTCATAAAATAAGGGATGAAATATTAGAATCAGTTGAAAGCTTAGAAGATAGCTGTATTAATAATAACGACAAGAAATAGGGGAAATAACCTCTAAAAACTTTTTATTTTATTTTATTAAATTCTTTTAGTTAATATAAAAATTAAGAAAACTTATTATAATAAATAATATCTTCTTTTAAATAAGGGTGAATTATATGGATAGTGAAGCAGCATTCTACAAAATAAAAGTAAGATATATTGCATTATTGATTATAGTGGGAATGATACTCTTTTTCATGTTTATAGGGGCGATATGTCCATCTCTTGGCGGTCCTGAAAAGGCTGTTATCGCTGGATTGTTTTTTTACGCTTTAATCGCATTATGGATCACTTTAAACTTCAATAAATATGATGTAAATTATAAAAAGTTTGTAGGAACAATTCCTTATGATATCAACTGGTTAGAAGTGATTGCAGTCGTATTTGCAATAATTATACTTTCTTTAGGGTTTACAGAGCTTCGAATATACATTTTATCCACAATAAACCCTGATATACTTTCTTATGTTCCAGGTTCAAGCACATTTTACTCGTTAAAAGACAGCCCTATGGCTCCATTTCTAAACTTCATGGAATTTATTATTGGAGTGTTAATAGCTCCCATTGTAGAAGAATTCCTATTTAGGGGAGTTATGTTGCATAGATTCACTGTAAAATGGGGAATTAGAACTGCAGTTTTAGTATCATCATTTATATTCGGAATTTTACATGCAGACATTCTGGGAGCGTTTCTTTTTGGTGTTGTAATGTGTATTCTCTACATTAGGACAGGAACAATCATTGTACCAATTATTTGTCATATGTTAAATAATTTAATTGCATATGGAACTCAAATGCTGGGCACATTTGCCCCAAAAGTCTCTAAAGCAGGCACTGTTACGCATATTCCTAATCTGGAATTAGCAATATTTTTAATGATATTTTCAGGCGTTATAATCGGGTATTATATCTACAGAAACTGGCCTAGAAAGTACTGGGTGTCGCCCTATTTTAGAAAATATGATGAAGAATACTAGATATTTTATAGTCAAAAAAAGATATAATTAAACAGTATTTTAAGCATAAAAACAAAATATAGGGCATAATTTAGGTAAATAAATATTATAACACTTATTAAATTAATAAAATAAAAATTAGAGGAATATAAATGGAAATCACTCAAGAACTTCAAGGCGTTTATAAGATCAACGAAAGTATAGCCACAGAAAACCTAAATCCAGGAATAAGGGTATATGGCGAAAAATTAATTGAAATTAAGGATAAAGAATACAGAATATGGGATCCCAGGCGTTCAAAACTTGGAGCAGCAATTTTAAACGGTTTAAAAACATGGGCATTTAGGGAAGATTCTAAAATACTTTATTTAGGTGCATCAGCAGGAACAACGCCTTCTCACATCTCAGATATATCCAAAGATGGCTTGATTTATTGTGTGGAATTTTCGCCAAAAATGATGCGAAAACTGGCTGAATTATGTAATCAACGTAAAAATATGATTCCAATACTTGATGATGCTACAAAACCACGTAACTACATGAACATGGTGGAGAAAGTGGATATAATTTATTCAGATGTAGCCCAACCCAAGCAATCCGAGCTTTTCATGGATAACATGAGATTATATTTAAAAGAAGATGGAATAGGAATTTTAATGATTAAAGCAAGGAGTATTGATGTAACTAAAGCTCCTAAAAAGATTTTTAAAGAGGAAGAATCAAAATTGAAGGCGAATGGCTTTAAAATAGTTGAGAAAATAAAGTTAGAGCCTTATGAAAAGGATCATATGGCTTTTGTTTGTGAATTCAGTTTTTAGAGGGTTATTAATCTCTAAAATCTTATTCAGACAACATTATTCTAATTAACTTAATAATAATCCCAAACAGTAACGCTCCAACTTGCTATATCTGATGGCTGAATGTAAAGGTTGTACGGCCCTTTACCTTCCTTAACTTGAATCACATGCTCTTTTCTAACGGGTTTTTCAGTTGCACCCCAGTTTATTGTGCCTGTAGCAACCCCTGCATCACCCTTTAAAACATCAATACTAAAAGCATTGATATCATAGCTAACTTGGGGCACAGCAGACATTATAACTTTAAAATGGTCTCCTTTTATATCCACTGTACGTGTTTCTTCGCCAGTCCCAGTGAAAGATGCGATTTTATGCCATGTTGCCTGGGAATTTGTTTGTGAGGGTGTATTTCCTGTGGCTGGTGTTGAGGCCTGTGATGGGTTTGTCATATCTCCTGATTTTAGTATAAATCCATAGGTAAGCCCTATACCTGCAATCAGAACAATGACTGCAATTATCAGTAATTTAGTGGGTGTAGCAATTCCTTCACTTTTTTGTTCTTCTACTTTTCTTTCTTCTTGGCCAGCAAATCTAGGTCTTTTCCTAAGTTTACTGCCGCATGCTGTGCATATTTCATCATCATCTTCATTTCTTAAGCCGCATTTAGGACAAAAAATCAATGGAACCACCGAATAATATATTTTAATCTAATTTTATATCAGTTGATTTATATGTTTATTATTTATGATTACAATCAAATAGAAAAACTTATTAAGACAATTAAAGGGTAATAATACTTAACTTGGTTTAAATCCTAAATAGTATGGGTTTGAGGTGAAAAAAATAATGGTTAAAATTAAAAGATGCCCTAAATGTGGTTCAACCAATATTAAATGGGTTATTCCCCAGATGTGGTCTTTATGGGAGTGTTTTGATTGTGGTTATGCGGGAGCAGTGGTGATTGAAGAAGATGAAGGAGAAAATGAATGATTTAGATTTCATTATTTTCATTTTTTTTACATAATGACTGGTATTGAGGTAATATTTATCATTTTCCTTTTTTATTTTAACTTCGTAATACCTAAAAATAGTA is a window of Methanobacterium sp. DNA encoding:
- a CDS encoding dihydroorotate dehydrogenase; translated protein: MLEVEICNIKMRNPTMLAAGILGSTASSLNWVLRSGAGSVVTKSFGLEPNKGYANPTTVEVTGGVINAIGLSNPGVDAFIGELEKIEESNNVIASIYGSSASEFSEIASKIENLVDAVELNVSCPHAQKGCGASIGEDPKFTGEIVKAVKKTVDTPVIVKLTPNVTDIVEIALSAEKAGCDALTLINSVGPGMRIDIDSGNPILSNKFGGLSGPAVKPIALRCVFDVYDAVHVPLIGVGGITDYRDAIEFMFAGARCVQIGTAIMYKGPSIFKEVNDGINKFMNKNKYQSIEEMVGIAHKQ
- a CDS encoding ATP-binding protein; this encodes MKYYLTNCFAGFIIFDEDFALIDYELFQKENLQDRMNEMNKGDLTREEENILKRNAKKCDSLIIETNLAISKYKNIKGASKFEFKTSNDAGNYLRSNMVSVLEEVGFIESENELREILHNLSLEIVNYKLKEASKAEDMYLIQAINTIDEIDEATGKLIERIREWHMIHFPELIKIRSNEKYVELIAEYGDRNAIIESGLLEELKIKEGSIGADIGGEDLEILQNFANSLKSLQDTKNSLTDYVEGKMNEVAPNLSDLIGPSLGAKLIAHIGSIQKLSMLPSSTIQIMGAEKALFRHKKTGERPPKHGIIYQYPEIRGAKWWLKGKIARVLAGKIAIAVRKDFYSGDFDPNLKEQLQERLEELKKKYPFPPRPSRSKKGGKNDKSVKKKKKRDKYKKNIKDYY
- a CDS encoding CPBP family intramembrane metalloprotease, translating into MDSEAAFYKIKVRYIALLIIVGMILFFMFIGAICPSLGGPEKAVIAGLFFYALIALWITLNFNKYDVNYKKFVGTIPYDINWLEVIAVVFAIIILSLGFTELRIYILSTINPDILSYVPGSSTFYSLKDSPMAPFLNFMEFIIGVLIAPIVEEFLFRGVMLHRFTVKWGIRTAVLVSSFIFGILHADILGAFLFGVVMCILYIRTGTIIVPIICHMLNNLIAYGTQMLGTFAPKVSKAGTVTHIPNLELAIFLMIFSGVIIGYYIYRNWPRKYWVSPYFRKYDEEY
- a CDS encoding fibrillarin-like rRNA/tRNA 2'-O-methyltransferase — encoded protein: MEITQELQGVYKINESIATENLNPGIRVYGEKLIEIKDKEYRIWDPRRSKLGAAILNGLKTWAFREDSKILYLGASAGTTPSHISDISKDGLIYCVEFSPKMMRKLAELCNQRKNMIPILDDATKPRNYMNMVEKVDIIYSDVAQPKQSELFMDNMRLYLKEDGIGILMIKARSIDVTKAPKKIFKEEESKLKANGFKIVEKIKLEPYEKDHMAFVCEFSF
- a CDS encoding zinc-ribbon domain-containing protein, whose amino-acid sequence is MIFCPKCGLRNEDDDEICTACGSKLRKRPRFAGQEERKVEEQKSEGIATPTKLLIIAVIVLIAGIGLTYGFILKSGDMTNPSQASTPATGNTPSQTNSQATWHKIASFTGTGEETRTVDIKGDHFKVIMSAVPQVSYDINAFSIDVLKGDAGVATGTINWGATEKPVRKEHVIQVKEGKGPYNLYIQPSDIASWSVTVWDYY